One window of Penaeus chinensis breed Huanghai No. 1 chromosome 34, ASM1920278v2, whole genome shotgun sequence genomic DNA carries:
- the LOC125043790 gene encoding histone H1-delta-like produces MADAAPKKDAKKKAVKPSHPKYSDMIAAAIKALKERNGSSRQAIQKYIAANYKVGDSSEVQVKLALKRGVASGALKQTKGTGASGSFRLAKVEAKPAPKKKPAAKKPTAKKPAAKKAVKKPAAKKTTKKPAAKKPAAKKPAAKKPAAKKAAKKPAAKKPAAKKPAKKPAAKKPAAKKAKK; encoded by the coding sequence ATGGCCGACGCCGCCCCCAAGAAGGACGCCAAGAAGAAGGCTGTCAAGCCCTCACACCCCAAGTACAGTGACATGATCGCCGCTGCCATCAAGGCCTTGAAGGAACGCAATGGCTCTTCTCGCCAGGCCATCCAAAAGTACATCGCCGCTAACTACAAGGTTGGTGATAGCTCCGAGGTCCAGGTGAAGCTTGCCCTGAAGAGAGGTGTCGCTAGCGGAGCCCTGAAGCAGACCAAGGGAACTGGTGCCTCTGGTTCCTTCAGACTCGCCAAGGTTGAAGCCAAGCCCGCTCCTAAGAAGAAGCCTGCCGCAAAGAAACCCACCGCCAAGAAGCCAGCAGCTAAGAAGGCCGTCAAGAAGCCTGCAGCTAAGAAGACCACCAAGAAGCCAGCAGCTaagaagcctgcagcaaagaagCCCGCAGCTaagaagcctgcagcaaagaagGCCGCCAAAAAGCCAGCAGCTAAGAAGCCCGCCGCCAAGAAACCCGCAAAGAAGCCTGCAGCCAAGAAGCCCGCAGCAAAGAAGGCAAAGAAATAA
- the LOC125043797 gene encoding histone H1-beta, late embryonic-like, whose protein sequence is MAEAVKKAPAKKPTHPQYAVMIAAAIKALKERTGSSRQAILKYIIANYKVGDEKKAGVRLKLALRKGVTKGTLKQMKGTGAAGSFRLAKDEAKPVAKKPVAKKAAAKKPAAKKPAAKKPAAKKPAAKKAAAKKPAAKKSPKKPAAKKVAKKPVAKKPAAKKVAKKPAAKKPAKK, encoded by the coding sequence ATGGCCGAAGCTGTGAAGAAGGCTCCTGCAAAGAAGCCCACCCACCCCCAATACGCCGTCATGATTGCCGCTGCTATCAAGGCCCTGAAAGAGCGCACCGGTTCATCTCGCCAGGCCATCCTCAAGTACATCATCGCCAACTACAAGGTCGGAGATGAGAAGAAGGCTGGCGTCCGCCTCAAGCTGGCCCTGAGGAAGGGAGTTACCAAGGGAACCCTGAAGCAGATGAAGGGAACTGGCGCCGCTGGTTCATTCAGACTTGCAAAGGACGAGGCCAAGCCCGTTGCCAAGAAGCCCGTTGCCAAGAAGGCCGCTGCCAAGAAGCCCGCTGCCAAGAAGCCAGCAGCTAAGAAGCCCGCCGCCAAGAAGCCTGCAGCCAAGAAGGCCGCTGCCAAGAAGCCTGCAGCCAAGAAGAGCCCAAAGAAGCCCGCTGCTAAGAAGGTTGCAAAGAAGCCCGTAGCCaagaagcctgcagcaaagaagGTCGCAAAGAAGCCTGCTGCTAAGAAACCGGCCAAGAAATAG
- the LOC125043780 gene encoding histone H1-beta, late embryonic-like, giving the protein MAETAPVKKAPAKKPTHPQYAVMIAAAIKALKERTGSSRQAILKYIVANYKVGDEKKAGVRLKLALRKGVTKGTLKQMKGTGAAGSFRLAKDEPAAKKPAAKKPAAKKPAAKKPAAKKPAAKKAAAKKPAAKKSPKKPAAKKVAKKPAAKKPAAKKPAAKKVAKKPAAKKPAKK; this is encoded by the coding sequence ATGGCCGAAACCGCTCCCGTGAAGAAGGCTCCTGCCAAGAAGCCCACCCACCCCCAGTACGCCGTCATGATTGCCGCTGCCATCAAGGCCCTGAAAGAGCGCACCGGTTCATCTCGCCAGGCCATCCTCAAGTACATCGTCGCCAACTACAAGGTCGGAGATGAGAAGAAGGCTGGCGTCCGCCTCAAGCTGGCCCTGAGGAAGGGAGTTACCAAGGGAACCCTGAAGCAGATGAAGGGAACTGGCGCCGCTGGTTCATTCAGACTGGCTAAGGACGAGCCCGCTGCCAAGAAGCCCGCTGCCAAGAAGCCCGCTGCCAAGAAGCCTGCTGCCAAGAAGCCCGCTGCTAAGAAGCCCGCGGCCAAGAAAGCCGCTGCCAAGAAGCCTGCAGCCAAGAAGAGCCCAAAGAAGCCCGCAGCAAAGAAGGTTGCAAAGAAGCCCGCTGCCaagaagcctgcagcaaagaagCCTGCAGCCAAGAAGGTCGCAAAGAAGCCCGCTGCCAAGAAGCCAGCAAAGAAGTAA
- the LOC125043608 gene encoding histone H1-delta-like, translating into MAEAAAAPAKTAPKAAKAKKPAAKPTHPKYSVMIAAAVKALKERTGSSRQAILKYILANYKVGDEKTTGVRLKLALRKGVADGSLKQMKGTGAAGSFRLAKEEAKPAKKAPAKKTVAKKPAAKKTTVKKPAAKKAAKKPAAKKAVKKPAAKKPAAKKPAAKKAAKKPAAKKPAAKK; encoded by the coding sequence ATGGCTGAAGCTGCTGCCGCTCCCGCTAAGACTGCCCCCAAGGCTGCAAAGGCCAAGAAGCCCGctgccaaacccacccaccccaagTACAGTGTCATGATTGCTGCTGCTGTCAAGGCCCTGAAGGAACGCACTGGGTCATCCCGCCAGGCCATCCTCAAGTATATCCTCGCCAACTACAAGGTCGGAGATGAGAAGACCACTGGTGTCCGCCTCAAGTTGGCCCTCAGGAAGGGTGTTGCTGACGGTTCCCTGAAGCAGATGAAGGGAACTGGCGCCGCTGGTTCCTTCAGACTAGCCAAGGAGGAGGCTAAGCCAGCCAAGAAGGCTCCTGCTAAGAAGACCGTAGCCAAGAAGCCTGCAGCTAAGAAGACAACCGTTAAGAAGCCAGCAGCCAAGAAGGCCGCCAAAAAGCCAGCTGCTAAGAAGGCCGTCAAGAAGCCAGCTGCTAAGAAGCCTGCCGCCAAGAAGCCCGCTGCCAAGAAAGCCGCTAAGAAGCCAGCAGCAAAGAAGCCCGCTGCCAAGAAGTAA
- the LOC125043610 gene encoding histone H1-delta-like, producing the protein MAAEATAKKAKKPTPKPTHPKYSVMIAAALNSLKERNGSSRQAILKYILANYKVGETTTGVRLKLALRKGVADGSLKQIKGTGAAGSFKLAKAEPAAATGTPKKRGRPAGKKAATPAKKPGRPAGKKPAAKKPTGKKPGRPAGKKNAKKPGRPAKK; encoded by the coding sequence ATGGCTGCTGAAGCTACCGCCAAGAAGGCAAAGAAGCCTACCCCTAAGCCCACCCATCCCAAGTACAGCGTCATGATCGCTGCTGCCCTCAACTCCCTGAAGGAGCGCAACGGTTCCTCCCGTCAGGCTATCCTGAAGTACATCCTCGCCAACTACAAGGTAGGAGAGACCACCACGGGCGTCCGCCTCAAGCTGGCCCTGAGGAAGGGCGTCGCCGATGGCTCTCTCAAGCAGATCAAGGGAACTGGCGCAGCTGGATCTTTCAAGCTGGCCAAGGCCGAGCCTGCCGCTGCCACAGGAACCCCCAAGAAGCGCGGAAGGCCCGCCGGCAAGAAGGCCGCCACCCCTGCCAAAAAGCCAGGCAGGCCCGCCGGTAAGAAGCCCGCAGCCAAGAAGCCCACAGGAAAGAAGCCAGGCAGACCCGCAGGCAAGAAGAACGCCAAGAAGCCAGGCAGACCCGCCAAGAAGTAA